The following proteins are co-located in the Sandaracinaceae bacterium genome:
- a CDS encoding DUF2254 domain-containing protein: MERYRFRFLQLAYDVGASMLVIPALLTGALGLTALALQAVEQPHALDLPLLTLEPGATQTTIATLAGSMMTVISVVYSVLLVALSLASTQFSTRILAGMIRDRVSQGVLGIFLGTFAWQLVALRSIHLDPPWVPPLTVTIAVGLVVVSLAALVLFIARVIRNLQANHIVDRIARESEHVVDDVFPPRGDAAPCDAERPEPPENARIVRATVSGYVQLVSIPSVRGVAAAGLQVHLLRPMGSFVPEGASLWAVAPAAACTPAVEEALRAAVDLGPIRTAQEDAEWGLRQIVDIGLKAISPAVNDPSTGCLCIDHLSRLLIRAGNRAAPSSRFPSGSGEAVVPGPLYSDLVDLAFDQMRQYGKNDMAICLRLLRAIGDVAEGIEHPAGRARLHKHACAVVRAARAAFPDEDVSELSRRAARVERALGRAVA, from the coding sequence ATGGAACGATACCGCTTCCGTTTCCTCCAGCTCGCCTACGACGTCGGCGCCAGCATGCTCGTGATTCCGGCGCTTCTCACCGGCGCTCTCGGCCTCACGGCGCTCGCCCTGCAAGCCGTCGAGCAGCCCCACGCGCTCGACCTGCCGCTGTTGACGCTCGAGCCGGGCGCCACGCAGACCACCATCGCCACGCTCGCCGGCTCGATGATGACGGTGATCTCGGTGGTCTACTCGGTGCTCCTGGTCGCGCTGTCGCTGGCCTCGACCCAGTTCTCCACGCGCATCCTCGCCGGCATGATCCGCGACCGCGTGAGCCAAGGGGTGCTCGGCATCTTCCTCGGCACGTTCGCGTGGCAGCTCGTCGCGTTGCGGTCGATCCACCTCGACCCTCCGTGGGTTCCGCCGCTGACGGTCACGATCGCGGTCGGCCTCGTCGTGGTGTCCCTGGCCGCGCTCGTGCTCTTCATCGCCCGGGTGATCCGCAACTTGCAGGCGAACCACATCGTGGATCGCATCGCGCGGGAGTCCGAGCACGTCGTCGACGACGTCTTCCCTCCCCGCGGCGACGCCGCGCCGTGCGACGCCGAACGCCCGGAGCCGCCTGAGAACGCCAGGATCGTCCGCGCGACCGTCTCCGGGTACGTGCAGCTCGTGTCGATCCCGTCCGTGCGGGGCGTGGCCGCCGCCGGGCTCCAGGTGCACCTGCTCCGCCCGATGGGCTCGTTCGTGCCGGAAGGAGCTTCGTTGTGGGCCGTCGCCCCGGCGGCTGCTTGCACTCCCGCCGTCGAGGAGGCGCTGCGGGCCGCCGTCGATCTCGGCCCCATCCGCACCGCGCAAGAGGACGCCGAGTGGGGCCTCCGCCAGATCGTCGACATCGGCCTGAAGGCGATCTCTCCAGCGGTGAACGACCCGAGCACCGGGTGCCTGTGTATCGACCACCTCTCGCGGCTCCTGATCCGCGCGGGCAACCGGGCAGCACCGTCGTCACGGTTTCCGTCGGGCAGCGGCGAGGCCGTCGTGCCCGGTCCGCTGTACAGCGACCTCGTCGACCTCGCGTTCGATCAGATGCGCCAATATGGCAAGAACGACATGGCGATCTGCCTGCGGCTCCTGCGCGCGATCGGCGACGTCGCCGAGGGCATCGAGCACCCCGCCGGACGGGCGCGGCTGCACAAGCATGCCTGCGCCGTCGTGAGGGCTGCCCGGGCCGCCTTTCCCGACGAAGACGTCTCCGAGTTGAGCCGCCGTGCCGCCCGCGTGGAGCGCGCCCTCGGCCGCGCGGTCGCGTAG